From the genome of Candidozyma auris chromosome 2, complete sequence, one region includes:
- a CDS encoding RTA1 domain-containing protein: MSAWLSQFTQPWSTTQLPSHTTLTHVAPQAYSGLVSTLMSISEALPTETNRMSLYEMAKKGKAAQASLSVLSAQRFMATATDNERMPEMTSVIWNSTMELQELERGINLYQMELSPIANGIFAGLFALLLVAHIVLFLWKRHPYFGVCLSMGTACEFTGYIGRIASIGNYGNKDAYLCQIICLTLAPALLMAGVYFVLAQLTVIHGRQYSVLKPLWFSYIFVFCDFVSLVVQAAGGASAAVQLQRFGDTQPGTNTMVAGIAFQVVSMTLFLYFLFDFMNRKWFKASPHVKFTFHNLFSFLFATSRGRELTQRYLNPKYNPKYEHIWSRKSFSYFPIVLLLSVFFIYVRCVYRLVELTEGWSGYLITHEEFVMTLDGLMVLLMVMLLVPFHPGVLMGKGSNISLKSIKNVTDQEDVEAHEDKSFPGSTWSDDSTKKSTRSEKVHTRELSVSSQESDNSDIFSPGKSERKSFLPILKDSARGSSKQNKPDFVAVPYSQTAESTVQSTPVKQPQSNRSGSKKFTLRNTQSRTSSKMSSRVQSHVNPYETPRESQFVANSGPYREEPVYSPQHDSLENPFEQHVVYDERDHYEYDDGSNHFDDVQSQVTHDEDFFNFGH; encoded by the coding sequence ATGTCTGCGTGGCTCTCCCAGTTCACCCAGCCTTGGTCAACCACCCAGTTACCCTCCCACACAACCTTGACTCATGTGGCACCACAAGCGTACTCTGGATTGGTATCGACATTAATGTCGATATCAGAGGCCTTGCCCACAGAAACAAACAGGATGAGCTTGTATGAGATGGCGAAAAAGGGCAAAGCTGCCCAGGCGTCCCTCTCGGTGCTCTCAGCTCAGCGGTTCATGGCAACAGCCACAGATAACGAGAGAATGCCCGAGATGACTTCAGTTATTTGGAATTCCACCATGGAGCTCCAGGAGTTGGAAAGGGGCATCAACTTGTACCAGATGGAGTTGAGCCCTATAGCCAATGGCATATTCGCTGGGCTTTTCGCCTTGTTGCTTGTGGCCCACAttgttctctttctctggAAAAGACACCCTTACTTTGGCGTGTGTCTTTCCATGGGCACTGCTTGCGAGTTCACAGGGTACATTGGCCGTATCGCCTCCATTGGCAATTACGGTAATAAGGATGCCTACTTGTGCCAGATTATCTGCTTGACGTTGGCCCCAGCGCTTCTTATGGCAGGAGTGTACTTTGTGTTGGCTCAATTGACGGTTATTCATGGTCGGCAGTATTCCGTGCTAAAACCGCTATGGTTTCTGTACATATTTGTGTTTTGTGACTTTGTCAGCTTGGTGGTTCAGGCTGCTGGCGGTGCCAGTGCTGCAGTGCAACTCCAGCGGTTTGGTGATACTCAGCCCGGTACCAACACCATGGTGGCCGGCATTGCGTTCCAGGTGGTGTCCATGACGCTTTTCTTGTACTTCCTTTTTGACTTTATGAACAGAAAATGGTTCAAAGCCAGCCCCCACGTGAAATTTACTTTCCACAACTTATTCAGTTTCCTATTTGCAACCAGCAGAGGGAGAGAGCTTACACAGCGGTACTTGAACCCCAAGTACAACCCAAAGTATGAGCACATTTGGTCGAGAAAATCGTTTTCTTATTTCCCCATTGTGTTGCTCTTGTCTGTATTCTTCATCTACGTGAGATGTGTCTACAGACTTGTAGAGTTGACAGAGGGCTGGAGTGGCTACTTGATCACCCACGAGGAGTTTGTCATGACTCTTGACGGCCTTATGGTTTTGCTCATGGTGATGTTGCTTGTGCCTTTCCACCCCGGTGTTCTTATGGGCAAGGGCCTGaacatctccttgaagtcGATCAAGAACGTCACCGACCAGGAGGACGTCGAGGCTCACGAGGACAAGCTGTTCCCTGGCTCGACTTGGTCAGATGATTCCACGAAGAAATCGACTCGCTCAGAAAAGGTGCATACTCGAGAATTGTCAGTATCGTCCCAAGAGTCTGATAACTCTGACATTTTCTCACCTGGCAAGAgtgaaagaaagagcttTTTGCCAATTCTCAAAGATTCTGCTCGGGGCTCAAGCAAACAGAACAAACCAGATTTTGTTGCTGTACCATATTCACAGACGGCGGAAAGCACTGTTCAAAGCACCCCAGTGAAGCAGCCCCAGAGCAATAGATCCGGCTCCAAAAAATTCACTCTACGAAACACCCAGAGCAGGACTTCTAGCAAAATGTCTAGCAGGGTTCAGCTGCACGTCAATCCATACGAGACTCCCAGAGAGTCACAATTTGTTGCTAACTCGGGCCCTTACAGGGAAGAGCCTGTTTATTCCCCCCAGCATGATTCCTTAGAGAATCCATTTGAGCAGCACGTTGTCTACGACGAACGGGATCACTACGAGTATGATGATGGAAGCAATCACTTTGACGATGTGCAATCGCAAGTGACTCACGACGAagactttttcaattttggACACTAA
- the HCM1 gene encoding Hcm1p: MSRRPLHKHSVNVLTDTPKAPSAKITTPPRSVHLKRNNSILETPVRPDQSHYGHSSVSGNFSMNNVLLSPAFSSPQPPQPPIFDHHSSSSSLATSDASGHSNLAPPPPFAANFRPTNQPSQSDFGSNINSVFGGSVNTSLASAPAVGGPNIATKKKSRPKKARKDNGETSFSIDSHEKPPYSYATLIGMSILSHPDKQLTLSQIYAWISETFKYYRREDVGWQNSIRHNLSLNKAFVKGMKSKDGKGHFWCIKPECEDLFLKAKNNKKSSYHEVMDQLAIARRKNSAASIPSSPTSGSMDDRKRPEEDKAEGPSKRPKIEVHPSTDAHDDSPLDNNILRTPIVRTQSDSDKPVLAEKNMTFTSSFSCNSNFELSPAHPIETGPLLEPLTPAALTNVVIQQTGSASGYSGVQLPSITLNRVAPPHLPQLQPSMANNATPRTAGSARTPIAPMKTPLRTLKTPSGSTLVRKLWQSPSYLEEFYHSPFGTGRALLNSYDDDDMLMRAFDSPATSRDGRMNLIHELKRADDNRNDDDDDKRADAPSSDATDVDGAND; encoded by the coding sequence ATGTCCAGAAGACCTCTTCACAAACACAGCGTCAACGTGCTTACCGATACTCCCAAGGCTCCCTCGGCTAAGATTACAACACCTCCACGATCAGTTCATTTAAAGCGGAACAACTCAATCCTTGAAACGCCTGTGCGTCCCGACCAGTCGCACTACGGCCACTCCAGCGTTCTGGGCAACTTTTCAATGAATAACGTACTTTTGTCGCCAGCTTTCTCGTCACCACAGCCCCCGCAGCCTCCCATCTTCGATCATCACCTGCTGCTGTCTCTGTTGGCAACGTCCGACGCAAGCGGCCATTCCAATTTGGCGCCTCCACCtccttttgcagccaacttcAGGCCCACCAACCAACCCTCGCAACTGGATTTCGGAAGCAATATCAACAGTGTTTTTGGTGGCTCAGTAAACACGTCACTAGCTTCGGCACCCGCTGTTGGTGGTCCAAACATTGCtaccaagaagaaactgcGCCCGAAGAAGGCCAGAAAAGATAATGGAGAAACCAGCTTCTCCATCGACTCCCATGAAAAGCCTCCATATTCATATGCCACCCTCATTGGCATGTCAATCCTTTCACATCCTGATAAACAGCTTACCCTTTCTCAGATTTATGCTTGGATATCGGAGACATTCAAATATTACCGCCGAGAGGATGTGGGATGGCAGAACTCCATTCGCCACAACTTGTCCCTCAATAAGGCATTTGTCAAGGGCATGAAATCCAAGGATGGAAAGGGCCATTTTTGGTGCATCAAACCCGAGTGTGAGGATCTATTTTTGAAGGCgaaaaacaacaagaagagtcTGTATCATGAAGTTATGGATCAATTGGCCATTGCTCGCCGAAAAAACTCGGCTGCTTCGATTCCTCTGTCACCAACAAGTGGCAGCATGGATGATAGAAAGAGACCAGAGGAAGACAAGGCGGAGGGACCATCAAAGCGCCCCAAGATAGAAGTGCACCCTTCAACTGATGCACATGACGACTCTCCTCTAGACAACAACATCCTCCGAACTCCAATTGTTCGCACGCAGTCAGATTCAGATAAGCCAGTGCTCGCCGAGAAGAACATGACGTTCACATCCAGTTTTAGTTGTAATCTGAATTTCGAGCTTCTGCCAGCGCACCCAATTGAAACAGGCCCTCTTCTTGAGCCTCTTACGCCGGCGGCATTAACCAACGTTGTCATCCAGCAGACAGGCTCTGCTAGTGGTTATTCTGGCGTTCAGCTCCCGTCGATCACTCTCAATCGTGTGGCACCACCTCATCTTCCACAGCTTCAGCCGTCCATGGCAAACAACGCTACACCTCGAACCGCAGGCTCGGCTCGAACACCCATTGCGCCCATGAAGACTCCACTCCGAACGCTCAAGACGCCGCTGGGAAGCACTCTAGTGCGAAAGCTCTGGCAATCTCCTTCGTACCTTGAGGAGTTTTATCACTCTCCCTTCGGCACGGGGCGGGCGTTGCTTAACTCTtacgacgacgacgataTGCTCATGAGAGCATTCGACAGTCCAGCCACATCGAGAGACGGTCGCATGAACTTGATTCATGAGTTGAAGCGTGCCGATGATAATAGaaatgatgacgacgacgacaaACGGGCAGATGCACCTTCAAGTGATGCCACCGACGTTGACGGAGCAAATGACTGA
- the BUD31 gene encoding U2 snRNP complex subunit BUD31: MPKANKRKIPEDFDKVKPTIEKLQLKLKEAQRKSIKTETKQTSLWPILKLDHQISRYVYSMYYEKKLISRELYDYLLRQKYVNADLIAKWKKQGYEKLCCVNCIIAKEKNHGSTCICRVPRHQLKDDQEHPEGCVTCGCQGCASTNKDD, from the coding sequence ATGCCCAAAGCtaacaaaagaaagatccCCGAGGACTTCGACAAAGTCAAGCCAACAATCGAGAAACTACaactcaaactcaaagagGCCCAGCGGAAATCCATCAAAACAGAAACCAAACAGACCTCTCTTTGGCCCATCTTAAAGCTAGATCATCAGATAAGCAGATATGTCTACAGCATGTACTACgagaaaaagctcattTCTCGAGAACTCTACGATTACCTTCTTCGACAGAAGTACGTGAATGCTGACTTGATTGCCaaatggaagaagcaggGCTATGAGAAGCTTTGCTGTGTCAATTGTATTAtagccaaagaaaaaaatcatgGAAGCACATGTATATGCCGAGTACCACGGCATCAACTCAAAGATGACCAAGAGCACCCTGAAGGCTGTGTCACTTGTGGTTGTCAAGGATGCGCCAGTACGAACAAGGACGATTGA
- a CDS encoding inositolphosphotransferase, giving the protein MLPLVKRVVLAVLGPAVFLYQLLNRVFWSGLNERSVIGLPVNFFINFSPVFIWLLIFKNAGLIPKDIRPTIHVALAHRVEQVMFDVWEYPLSSLLSLVAITLAAWVLYAKVYSTKRDSDPSLETSSSSSSSSSSSLFSDEDLEMVDYENPKAAPSDPSVPANFQDHPKIGSLPYIPKFTQHDAVENATIINRRLKRHMNERKTPSPFNCWPMAPPALLAASWLLLNLDESLAQPITETKDTIAWFSYVIGHFCVPLFTAIWLYVFHPPGALKCFGFALGAQNIAGVLTHLSFPTAPPWFIHKFGDDAEASYDTLGYAAGLTRAKFSTGTHLVNNGFHKSPIVFGAVPSLHSAMAVICFFFVCYYSRWIFAKALLLAFVFCQWWATIYLDHHWRIDLFVGLGYAIASYTVFSKWLMPRVDQEFAQARLHYDFNRGSTMGMRVFRNTKLQNFFDPMA; this is encoded by the coding sequence ATGCTCCCCTTAGTCAAGAGAGTGGTGCTCGCGGTGCTAGGGCCGGCGGTGTTTCTCTACCAGCTCTTGAACAGGGTGTTTTGGCTGGGGCTCAACGAACGGTCTGTGATTGGATTGCccgtcaacttcttcatcaactttctGCCGGTTTTCATATGGCTTTTGATATTCAAAAACGCTGGCCTCATTCCAAAAGACATCAGGCCCACCATCCATGTTGCTTTGGCCCACAGGGTTGAGCAGGTGATGTTCGACGTGTGGGAGTACCCGCTTCTGTCGTTGCTTTCGTTGGTGGCCATCACCTTGGCTGCGTGGGTTCTCTACGCAAAAGTTTACCTGACCAAAAGGGATTCGGATCCTTCTCTTGAGACGTCGAGCTCctcgctgctgctgctgctgtcgTCGTTGTTTTCCGACGAGGATTTGGAGATGGTTGATTACGAAAATCCCAAAGCAGCCCCTTCCGACCCTTCCGTTCCGGCAAATTTCCAGGACCATCCGAAAATAGGCCTGTTACCCTACATTCCCAAGTTCACCCAGCACGACGCCGTGGAAAACGCCACAATCATCAACAGGAGACTCAAACGTCATATGAACGAGCGCAAGACGCCTTCTCCGTTCAATTGCTGGCCCATGGCGCCGCCAGCGCTCTTGGCGGCTTCGTGGCTCTTACTCAACTTGGATGAGTCTCTTGCCCAGCCCATCACTGAGACGAAGGACACCATCGCGTGGTTCAGCTACGTGATTGGCCATTTCTGTGTTCCTCTTTTCACTGCTATTTGGCTCTACGTGTTTCACCCACCAGGAGCACTCAAATGCTTCGGTTTCGCCTTAGGCGCCCAAAACATCGCCGGCGTTCTTACCCACCTCCTGTTCCCAACAGCTCCTCCATGGTTCATTCACAAGTTTGGCGACGACGCTGAAGCCAGCTACGATACCTTGGGCTACGCTGCAGGGCTCACCCGTGCCAAGTTCTCCACGGGAACTCACTTGGTCAACAACGGGTTCCACAAAAGCCCCATTGTGTTTGGCGCCGTGCCCTCATTGCACTCGGCCATGGCGGtcatctgcttcttcttcgtgTGCTACTATTCGAGGTGGATTTTCGCCAAAGCGCTCCTTCTAGCATTTGTATTTTGCCAGTGGTGGGCCACCATCTACTTGGACCACCATTGGCGCATAGACCTTTTTGTCGGGCTCGGTTACGCCATTGCATCCTACACGGTGTTCTCCAAGTGGTTGATGCCCCGTGTGGACCAAGAGTTTGCCCAGGCCCGTCTACATTACGATTTCAACCGAGGATCCACCATGGGCATGAGGGTGTTCCGAAACACCAAGCTACAGAACTTTTTCGACCCCATGGCTTAA
- a CDS encoding C2 domain-containing protein, whose translation MNGPETADGTLIIMVCRAKHLPNRRKLDKQSPYVLLRIGTEAKRTTAAFRAGQTPEWTQEIRFSLSRDRRPLLKLDVLDETKNDPTPVGDIEIDCAAVFQDPAHYNDGKYILDGWHDLKFNGRSAGKIYLEMTFYPSAPILPPKVPSPAFDYESKELPAMPDEFSRSDPVQRKTVDEIFQEKANAFRSSDPGPKEKEDEDVFVSGSPKKEGKLRKLREKFHSKEPLRNLFHSSEPKSSKVVEEYSAIPPLESFEQLESAMGIDDDSHERCKQNNDDWRTPSMLSGC comes from the coding sequence ATGAATGGGCCAGAAACTGCAGATGGCACCCTTATCATCATGGTGTGCCGGGCCAAACACTTACCTAACCGCAGGAAGCTAGATAAACAGAGTCCGTatgtgcttttgagaatcgGTACTGAGGCCAAAAGAACCACTGCTGCGTTCAGAGCAGGACAGACGCCTGAGTGGACACAGGAGATTCGATTTCTGTTGTCGAGAGATCGAAGACCGCTTTTGAAGCTCGATGTGCTTGACGAGACAAAAAATGATCCTACGCCTGTTGGAGATATCGAGATCGACTGTGCCGCTGTTTTCCAGGACCCAGCCCACTACAACGACGGAAAATACATTCTAGACGGGTGGCACGACTTGAAGTTTAACGGAAGAAGCGCTGGCAAGATCTACTTGGAGATGACGTTTTATCCTAGTGCTCCAATTCTCCCTCCTAAAGTGCCCTCGCCCGCTTTTGACTATGAGAGCAAAGAACTACCGGCGATGCCTGATGAGTTCTCGAGATCAGATCCCGTACAGAGGAAAACTGTGGATGAAATATTCCAGGAGAAAGCTAACGCTTTCAGGTCGTCTGACCCGGGTCccaaggaaaaagaagatgaagatgtgTTTGTCTCCGGCAGcccaaagaaagagggcAAGCTACGCAAGTTGAGAGAAAAGTTCCATTCGAAGGAACCACTAAGGAACCTCTTCCACTCCTCAGAACCTAAGCTGCTGAAAGTCGTGGAGGAGTATTCAGCGATTCCACCATTGGAGAGCTTCGAGCAGCTAGAACTGGCGATGGGCATAGACGACGATTCTCACGAGAGATGCAAACAAAATAATGACGACTGGCGAACTCCCTCGATGTTATCAGGCTGTTGA